In Panicum virgatum strain AP13 chromosome 4N, P.virgatum_v5, whole genome shotgun sequence, a single window of DNA contains:
- the LOC120670896 gene encoding uncharacterized protein LOC120670896 yields MDRVRVAIVLSVGGAAAGGPESVRLLLADAAGRSAAAGAAVSAFFICAFTALVLGNVLLARFFRGARRNAGAHAPAPGMERFANMTAAAALGAVFVVAASLLALPSIPAPGGAARSCSA; encoded by the coding sequence ATGGATCGCGTTCGGGTAGCCATTGTTCTCAgcgtgggcggcgccgcggccggcgggccCGAGTCGGTCCGCCTCTTGTTGGCCGACGCCGCcgggcggagcgccgccgctggcgccgccgtctccgcgTTCTTCATCTGCGCCTTCACCGCCCTTGTCCTCGGGAACGTGCTCCTCGCGCGCTTCTTCCGCGGCGCGCGCCGTAACGCGGGGGCACACGCGCCGGCGCCCGGGATGGAGCGCTTCGCCAacatgacggcggcggcggctctgggcgccgtgttcgtcgtcgccgcctccctcctcgcgCTCCCATCCATCCCCGCGCCCGGTGGCGCGGCGCGCTCCTGCTCAGCCTGA